From one Gemmatimonadota bacterium genomic stretch:
- a CDS encoding response regulator transcription factor, protein MSLAIERVVVVDDERLARVRVAERIRAIAPNVALQEAADGRSAARLIDEWKPDAVFLDVQMPEMDGFGVVQAVGADKMPPTVFVTAYDQHALRAFDVAAVDYLLKPFDDERFAAAWERLRNRAAAGGIAAEARRIGALLSAIGGTVPLADAAPTDEEEKGSTYLDRMMVRRDQRTTFVRMAEVQWIESSGNYVILHVGRERHEVRETLSALESRLDPRRFTRIHRRLIVALDAIRELQPWFGGDQVMILHDGSKLRVSRTHRASLERALRGG, encoded by the coding sequence GTGAGCCTGGCCATCGAACGCGTAGTCGTCGTGGACGACGAGCGCTTAGCCCGCGTGCGGGTCGCCGAGCGCATCCGCGCCATCGCGCCCAATGTTGCGTTGCAGGAGGCGGCCGACGGCCGCTCGGCGGCGCGACTGATCGATGAATGGAAGCCCGACGCCGTCTTCCTCGACGTGCAGATGCCGGAGATGGACGGCTTCGGCGTGGTGCAGGCGGTCGGCGCCGACAAGATGCCGCCCACCGTCTTCGTGACGGCCTACGACCAGCACGCGTTGCGAGCCTTCGACGTGGCGGCGGTGGACTACCTGCTCAAGCCATTCGACGACGAGCGTTTTGCGGCTGCGTGGGAGCGGCTTCGCAACCGCGCTGCGGCTGGCGGCATCGCCGCCGAGGCGCGGCGCATCGGGGCACTGCTCTCGGCCATTGGCGGGACGGTGCCGCTGGCCGATGCCGCGCCGACCGACGAGGAGGAGAAGGGGAGCACCTATCTGGACCGGATGATGGTGCGGCGCGACCAGCGCACGACGTTCGTGCGCATGGCCGAGGTGCAGTGGATCGAGTCGTCGGGGAACTACGTGATCCTGCACGTGGGGCGCGAGCGGCACGAGGTGCGGGAGACGCTGTCGGCGCTGGAGTCTCGTCTCGATCCCAGGCGTTTCACGCGGATCCATCGGCGCCTCATCGTGGCGCTCGACGCCATCCGCGAGCTGCAACCGTGGTTCGGCGGCGACCAGGTGATGATCCTGCACGACGGGTCCAAGCTGCGCGTGAGCCGGACGCACCGGGCCTCGCTGGAGCGGGCGTTGCGGGGCGGATGA
- a CDS encoding histidine kinase, whose product MSRSPARLVLLYGWLVPVVVATVGMVVVPARLNPDLPLAGIVAVQMAMWLPWAAWSQLIIAVGDRVPLERGRVLRAMLVHVPLCLVVVTVHIIIVDWAQRTFGIVPPRKLDSVLAIGLRSYGDVNVVVYWAVVGAHVAMRWHEAWRLESVRAARLTSDLAQAQLSALRAQLHPHFLFNALNAVVALVGEDPAAAKRVTVRLAELLRATLAATERSSLPLREELELTRRYLEIEQVRFGERLTVDWSVDEALLDADVPAFVLQPLVENALVHAIAPRAAGGRVEIVARSVGEGLQLAVCDDGAGPQPRASTRGNGVGLRNLRDRLERLYDGLATLNLATRSGGGAEVTVVLPLSRPAPTAPVPPQVNASSAAPSMVARA is encoded by the coding sequence ATGTCGCGCTCGCCCGCGCGCCTCGTCCTGCTGTATGGGTGGTTGGTCCCGGTCGTCGTGGCGACGGTCGGGATGGTGGTCGTCCCGGCGCGGCTCAACCCCGACCTCCCGCTGGCCGGCATCGTCGCCGTGCAGATGGCGATGTGGCTGCCGTGGGCGGCGTGGTCGCAGCTCATCATCGCGGTGGGCGATCGTGTCCCGCTGGAACGCGGCCGTGTGCTGCGGGCCATGCTGGTGCACGTCCCGCTGTGCCTCGTGGTGGTAACGGTGCACATCATCATCGTCGACTGGGCGCAGCGCACCTTTGGCATCGTGCCGCCCCGCAAGCTCGACAGCGTCCTCGCCATCGGGTTGCGGTCGTATGGCGACGTGAACGTGGTGGTGTACTGGGCGGTGGTGGGGGCGCACGTGGCCATGCGGTGGCACGAGGCATGGCGACTGGAGTCGGTGCGCGCCGCGCGCCTGACGAGTGACCTGGCGCAGGCGCAGCTCTCGGCGCTGCGCGCACAGCTGCATCCGCACTTCCTGTTCAATGCGCTCAACGCCGTGGTCGCCCTCGTGGGAGAGGATCCCGCGGCGGCCAAGCGGGTGACCGTGCGCCTGGCGGAGCTCCTGCGGGCCACGCTCGCCGCGACCGAGCGCTCGTCGCTCCCCCTGCGCGAGGAGCTGGAGCTCACGCGCCGCTACCTGGAGATCGAGCAGGTGCGCTTTGGCGAGCGACTGACGGTCGACTGGTCGGTGGACGAGGCGCTGCTCGACGCCGATGTGCCGGCCTTCGTGCTGCAGCCCCTGGTGGAGAACGCGTTGGTTCACGCCATCGCGCCGCGGGCGGCCGGAGGGCGCGTGGAGATCGTGGCGCGGAGCGTGGGCGAGGGTTTGCAGCTCGCGGTGTGCGACGACGGCGCGGGGCCGCAGCCGCGCGCCTCGACCCGCGGGAACGGGGTGGGGCTCCGGAACCTGCGCGATCGACTGGAGCGACTGTATGACGGGCTCGCGACGCTGAACCTGGCGACGCGCAGCGGAGGGGGGGCGGAGGTGACCGTCGTGCTTCCGCTCTCCCGGCCGGCGCCGACGGCGCCCGTGCCCCCGCAGGTGAACGCGTCGTCCGCGGCGCCGTCGATGGTGGCCCGAGCCTAA
- a CDS encoding SGNH/GDSL hydrolase family protein has translation MPILRLLALALLLACSDSPTAPRVPPVLGGARVLFIGNSLTYVNDVPGLVVAIARQMGDTSIGTASVAFPDYALEDHWNEGTAARALTDQRWEFVVMQQGPSSLPASRVHLEEWTRRFAPLVRAAGAKPVLYQVWPHVSRRGDAPNAFLSYQNAATAINGKLAPAGAAWDSVLASQEPAPLYSSDGLHASPLGSWLAAVVIYATLREIDPVTLPPTLPPSLSVAPLSQERVRQLLRHASAAMTVAASKGSTARRASAPPRLRP, from the coding sequence ATGCCGATACTCCGACTCCTCGCCCTCGCGCTGCTCCTCGCCTGCAGCGATTCCCCCACCGCCCCCCGGGTGCCGCCGGTGCTGGGCGGGGCGCGCGTCCTCTTCATCGGGAACTCGCTCACCTATGTCAACGACGTCCCGGGGCTCGTCGTCGCCATCGCGCGGCAAATGGGCGACACGTCGATCGGGACCGCCAGCGTCGCCTTCCCCGACTACGCCCTCGAGGACCACTGGAACGAGGGGACGGCCGCGCGTGCGCTGACGGACCAGCGGTGGGAGTTCGTCGTCATGCAGCAGGGGCCGTCGTCGCTCCCCGCCAGTCGCGTCCATCTCGAGGAGTGGACGCGTCGCTTCGCCCCGCTCGTTCGCGCCGCCGGTGCCAAGCCGGTGCTGTATCAAGTGTGGCCGCACGTGTCGCGGCGTGGCGATGCGCCCAACGCCTTCCTGTCGTACCAGAACGCAGCCACCGCCATCAATGGCAAGCTGGCGCCGGCAGGGGCCGCGTGGGACAGCGTGCTCGCCTCGCAGGAACCGGCGCCCCTCTACTCCAGCGACGGATTGCATGCCTCCCCGTTGGGCTCCTGGCTGGCGGCGGTCGTGATCTACGCGACGCTGCGCGAGATCGATCCCGTGACGCTGCCGCCCACGTTGCCACCCTCGCTTTCGGTCGCACCGCTCTCCCAGGAGCGCGTGCGGCAACTCCTGCGACACGCCTCGGCGGCGATGACGGTCGCCGCGTCGAAGGGGAGCACCGCCCGTCGCGCGAGCGCGCCGCCGCGGCTGCGCCCGTGA
- a CDS encoding DinB family protein, translating to MPASTKPALPSRAALERMLDEAYRGPAWHGPSVQSALRGVDAERALWRPGPGRPNVWEQALHCALGKHIVSERLDPSVRPRFPRPRTNAWWSPSPDLPEAAARAQAWAADLALLDACHERLLATLRRVPRARLDARQGRVTLGEQVAGMVMHDAYHAGQIALVLRLAESTAG from the coding sequence ATGCCCGCCAGCACCAAGCCCGCCCTCCCCTCGCGCGCCGCGCTGGAGCGCATGCTCGACGAAGCGTATCGCGGTCCGGCGTGGCACGGCCCCTCGGTCCAATCGGCGCTGCGTGGCGTGGATGCCGAGCGTGCGTTGTGGCGCCCCGGGCCAGGGCGCCCTAACGTCTGGGAGCAGGCGCTGCACTGCGCCCTGGGCAAGCACATCGTCTCCGAACGCCTCGACCCGTCGGTGCGCCCGCGATTCCCGCGCCCGCGGACCAACGCATGGTGGTCCCCCTCCCCCGATCTCCCCGAGGCCGCCGCGCGCGCGCAGGCGTGGGCGGCAGATCTCGCGCTCCTCGACGCCTGCCACGAGCGACTGCTGGCCACGCTGCGTCGCGTCCCCCGCGCCCGGCTCGATGCCCGGCAGGGACGCGTGACCCTCGGCGAGCAAGTCGCGGGGATGGTGATGCACGATGCCTATCACGCCGGGCAGATCGCCCTGGTATTGCGGCTGGCGGAGTCGACCGCGGGATAA
- a CDS encoding DUF4405 domain-containing protein: protein MASAGPRAGSLRAKLVVNSVLLLSMIAISAPRATRVPAHEWLSLGFVVILALHILYSWNWVISVAQRFFASMRGRMRFSFVWNVALYAMMTVVMLSGLLISVFALPALGIPHNLDPFWETTHERLADWLLVMLGIHLGLHWQWLVTAVSRFLSGTLGAGPKGGRATLWWLGPTGVLTVAAIVFGVATMGLGKTGYAARIRDEHQRQETARKEAQRKRAAAAEAAQAAQAAQTATAGGAGALPARPKPPARPRGLSFRQRYVDPFIEIGGLLGLPFLFTVGLMAVMRQGRRGAGEGASDPLDQGAV from the coding sequence ATGGCGTCTGCCGGACCTCGCGCGGGATCGCTCCGCGCCAAGCTCGTCGTCAATTCCGTCCTCTTGCTGTCGATGATCGCCATCTCCGCGCCGCGGGCCACCCGCGTCCCGGCGCACGAGTGGCTCTCGCTCGGCTTCGTGGTCATCCTCGCACTCCACATCCTGTACAGCTGGAACTGGGTGATCTCGGTGGCGCAGCGCTTCTTCGCGTCGATGCGGGGGAGGATGCGCTTCAGCTTCGTCTGGAACGTCGCCCTGTACGCGATGATGACGGTGGTGATGCTCTCGGGGCTCCTCATCTCCGTCTTCGCCCTCCCGGCGCTGGGCATTCCACACAACCTCGATCCATTCTGGGAAACGACGCACGAGCGCCTCGCCGATTGGCTCCTCGTGATGCTCGGCATCCATCTGGGATTGCACTGGCAGTGGCTGGTGACCGCGGTCTCGCGATTCCTCTCCGGGACGCTCGGCGCGGGCCCCAAGGGCGGGCGCGCCACGTTGTGGTGGCTCGGGCCGACCGGCGTGCTCACCGTCGCCGCGATCGTCTTTGGCGTGGCGACGATGGGGCTGGGCAAGACGGGCTACGCCGCGCGCATTCGCGACGAACACCAACGGCAGGAGACCGCTCGGAAGGAAGCGCAGCGGAAGCGCGCCGCGGCCGCGGAGGCCGCCCAGGCAGCCCAGGCAGCCCAGACGGCGACGGCCGGCGGCGCGGGCGCGCTCCCCGCTCGTCCCAAGCCCCCGGCGCGACCGCGAGGGCTCTCCTTCCGGCAGCGTTATGTCGATCCGTTCATCGAGATCGGCGGACTGCTCGGCCTCCCCTTCCTGTTCACCGTCGGCCTGATGGCGGTGATGCGACAGGGGCGGCGCGGCGCGGGCGAGGGGGCCAGCGACCCGCTGGATCAAGGCGCGGTCTAG
- a CDS encoding D-aminoacylase yields the protein MAPSDALASATGTRRDFLATGTGAMLAIAGAPAVWTRRDDYDLVIRGGTVYDGGGGAGREADVAVRGDRIAAIGPRLRDKGRRELDARGLVVAPGFLDIHSHGEGNLWDDPRGESLVRQGITTIVAGQDGSSRAWGEGAAAGAESGSFAAWFAALDKLQPAVNVAAMIGLGTVRGKVVGEDDRAATPAEVERMVALVTRALAEGACGASTGLEYTPGAFARLDELIALSRPLAARRLPYATHMRNEDDQLLDAIDESIAVARGARCPLQLSHLKTQGPRNWGKLDTVFARLEGVRREGLDVAFDRYPYIAYQTGLTNLFPVWSRDGGAQAFLRRLDDAATAARIRTETLAKVDLIGGWDNVLVASVRAAEDRAAEGKRLGSYATSLGQAPYDVAVALLRRNSLNVGMVGFAMSEENLDRILAHPLGMVCSDGGAFAVDGPTRRGSPHPRGLGTFPRVLGRYVRERKALSLAQAIHKMSAYPASRLGITDRGRLAVGLAADVVVFNPDTVIDTATYEQPFAYPVGIEGVVVNGRVALAAGMREGMGAGRSVRPA from the coding sequence ATGGCGCCGTCTGACGCGCTCGCGTCGGCGACCGGCACGCGTCGCGACTTCCTCGCGACGGGGACCGGGGCGATGCTGGCGATCGCCGGCGCCCCGGCGGTATGGACGCGCCGCGACGACTACGACCTGGTGATTCGCGGCGGGACGGTGTACGACGGGGGCGGTGGCGCCGGGCGCGAGGCCGACGTCGCGGTGCGCGGGGATCGGATCGCGGCGATCGGCCCTCGCCTTCGCGACAAGGGGCGCCGTGAGCTCGATGCGCGCGGGCTCGTGGTCGCGCCGGGCTTCCTCGACATCCACTCCCACGGCGAGGGGAACCTGTGGGACGACCCGCGCGGGGAGTCGCTGGTGCGACAGGGGATCACCACGATCGTGGCGGGGCAGGACGGGAGTTCGCGCGCCTGGGGTGAGGGGGCCGCGGCCGGGGCCGAGAGCGGGTCGTTCGCCGCCTGGTTCGCCGCGCTCGACAAGTTGCAGCCGGCGGTGAACGTCGCGGCGATGATCGGGTTGGGCACGGTGCGCGGGAAGGTCGTGGGCGAAGACGATCGTGCGGCGACGCCGGCCGAGGTGGAGCGGATGGTCGCGCTGGTGACGCGCGCCCTGGCCGAGGGGGCGTGCGGGGCGTCGACGGGGCTCGAGTACACGCCGGGGGCCTTCGCCCGCCTCGACGAACTCATCGCCTTGAGCCGTCCGCTCGCGGCGCGCCGGCTGCCCTACGCGACGCACATGCGCAACGAGGACGACCAGCTGCTCGACGCCATCGACGAGTCGATTGCCGTCGCCCGCGGCGCCCGGTGCCCGTTGCAGCTGTCGCACCTCAAGACGCAGGGGCCGCGCAACTGGGGCAAGCTCGACACCGTCTTCGCGCGGCTGGAGGGCGTACGGCGCGAGGGGCTCGACGTCGCCTTCGATCGGTATCCCTACATCGCCTACCAGACGGGGCTCACCAACCTCTTTCCGGTCTGGAGCCGCGACGGCGGGGCGCAAGCCTTCCTGCGACGCCTCGACGACGCGGCGACCGCCGCGCGCATCCGCACCGAGACGTTGGCGAAGGTCGACCTCATCGGCGGGTGGGACAACGTGCTCGTGGCCTCCGTGCGCGCCGCCGAGGACCGTGCCGCCGAGGGGAAACGCCTGGGGAGCTACGCCACGTCGTTAGGCCAGGCGCCGTACGACGTCGCCGTCGCCCTCTTGCGTCGCAACAGCCTGAACGTGGGGATGGTCGGCTTCGCGATGAGCGAGGAGAACCTCGATCGCATCCTCGCGCACCCGCTAGGCATGGTGTGCAGCGACGGTGGCGCCTTCGCCGTCGACGGCCCCACCCGCCGCGGCAGCCCGCACCCCCGCGGCCTGGGCACCTTCCCGCGCGTGCTCGGGCGCTACGTGCGCGAGCGCAAGGCGCTGAGTCTCGCGCAGGCCATCCACAAGATGTCGGCGTACCCGGCATCTCGGCTGGGGATCACCGATCGTGGGCGGCTTGCAGTGGGACTGGCGGCCGATGTTGTCGTGTTCAATCCAGATACCGTGATCGACACCGCGACGTACGAGCAGCCGTTCGCGTACCCGGTGGGGATCGAGGGGGTGGTGGTGAACGGGCGAGTCGCGCTTGCCGCTGGAATGCGCGAGGGGATGGGGGCGGGGCGGTCGGTCAGGCCGGCGTAG
- the tyrA gene encoding bifunctional chorismate mutase/prephenate dehydrogenase — MTTPPTPPTEPGTHPRPLPLLRAMIDALDRDLLQIVARRMALVAEVAASKRESGLKIRDPKRERDVLEDRAQLADALGLPRGEIESIFRLLLRASRDHQAALRAEIPADEVARTVAIIGGKGKIGGLLARLFADLGHRVLLVDTDTELRAAEAAAAADVTVISVPIEVTEQVIHAVGPHVRDDALLMDVTSVKEGPVAAMLAATRASVLGTHPMFGPSVHTLQGQRVVLCRARGDAWADWVAHTFVARGLVITETTPVQHDRVMSVVQVLNHFQTQVLGLTLARLGIPLEESLSFTSPAYLLELYVAARHFAQSPALYGPIEMRNPRSAEVTGAFAATAREVGDIIASGDQAAFAAMFDEVRAFFGDFTGEALEQSSYLIDRIVERA, encoded by the coding sequence ATGACGACCCCTCCGACGCCGCCCACGGAACCTGGCACGCACCCGCGTCCGCTCCCGCTCCTGCGCGCGATGATCGACGCCCTCGATCGCGATCTGCTGCAGATCGTGGCGCGCCGCATGGCGCTGGTGGCGGAGGTCGCCGCCTCCAAGCGGGAGAGTGGCCTCAAGATTCGCGACCCCAAGCGCGAGCGCGATGTGCTCGAGGATCGCGCGCAGCTGGCCGACGCACTCGGGCTCCCGCGCGGTGAGATCGAGTCGATCTTCCGACTCCTCCTGCGCGCGAGTCGCGATCACCAAGCGGCGCTGCGTGCCGAGATTCCTGCGGACGAGGTGGCGCGCACAGTGGCGATCATCGGCGGGAAGGGGAAGATCGGTGGGTTGTTGGCGCGCCTCTTCGCCGACTTGGGGCACCGCGTCCTGCTGGTCGACACCGACACCGAATTGCGCGCCGCCGAAGCGGCCGCCGCCGCCGACGTGACCGTCATCAGCGTCCCGATCGAGGTGACCGAACAGGTGATCCATGCGGTGGGACCGCACGTGCGCGACGACGCGCTCTTGATGGACGTGACGAGCGTGAAGGAGGGGCCTGTGGCGGCGATGCTGGCCGCGACGCGCGCGAGCGTGCTGGGGACGCATCCGATGTTCGGGCCGAGCGTGCACACGCTGCAGGGGCAGCGCGTCGTCCTGTGCCGCGCGCGCGGCGATGCGTGGGCCGACTGGGTCGCGCATACGTTCGTGGCGCGCGGCCTGGTGATCACCGAGACCACGCCAGTGCAGCACGACCGCGTGATGTCGGTGGTGCAGGTGCTCAACCACTTCCAGACGCAGGTGCTCGGCCTGACGCTCGCGCGCCTGGGGATCCCGCTCGAGGAATCGCTCAGCTTCACCTCGCCGGCGTACCTCCTCGAGTTGTACGTGGCGGCGCGTCACTTCGCGCAGTCGCCGGCGCTGTACGGTCCCATCGAGATGCGCAACCCGCGCAGCGCCGAGGTGACGGGCGCGTTTGCCGCAACCGCGCGTGAGGTCGGCGACATCATTGCATCTGGCGACCAGGCGGCGTTCGCGGCGATGTTCGACGAGGTGCGCGCCTTCTTCGGCGACTTCACCGGCGAGGCGCTGGAGCAATCGAGCTACCTGATCGATCGCATCGTGGAGCGGGCGTAG
- a CDS encoding alpha/beta hydrolase — MASFRPMRPPYGRLAALSLVLASGLAACGRPAPPAAPLAPVLAPAPAEGASVNFPPVLAVSGNAPTGEVTYGTTLALSASCHDREDGALSSVRWTTDDGRVLADGAVLRLMPEPGSYLVLATCTDRGGRATTAAASRRFTVVDRWTAADSIPLVVTLPYATNRAGAVSPRAPATSYGGAARDSLVRGVLTVNVPAREGRAAGAGERSPFVRSVRGNFATDDATRLSFRAIEAVDSLTLSTRLGEALSQGPAGDLLLFVHGYNTPFGGAAERAARLAVELQYPGAVVLYTWPSDGSLASYRADQGDARASGAHLARFLRELQLAAPGRRLSVLAHSMGSEVLASALRQLDSTRQSLALGEVTLVSPDLAADDFLERMLPSLRARAEHVTVYAASADFALWSSWGGNRERRLGLGGRFATLARGVETIEVPYDATDAIGHNPFLSEPFRNDLHALLVLRLPAARRALVSLPRDDGKVMWRLPLP, encoded by the coding sequence GTGGCTAGCTTTCGCCCCATGCGCCCCCCGTATGGCCGACTCGCCGCGCTCTCGCTCGTCCTCGCCTCGGGGCTCGCCGCCTGCGGACGGCCGGCGCCGCCGGCCGCGCCCCTCGCGCCGGTGCTCGCGCCGGCCCCGGCGGAGGGGGCCAGCGTCAACTTTCCGCCAGTACTCGCCGTCAGCGGCAACGCACCCACGGGCGAGGTCACGTACGGCACCACGCTCGCGCTCAGCGCCTCGTGCCACGATCGCGAAGACGGCGCACTCTCCAGCGTGCGCTGGACCACGGACGACGGTCGCGTGCTCGCCGACGGCGCCGTGTTGCGCCTGATGCCCGAGCCCGGCAGCTACCTCGTCCTGGCCACCTGCACCGATCGCGGTGGGCGCGCGACCACCGCCGCCGCGTCCCGGCGCTTTACGGTTGTCGATCGTTGGACTGCGGCCGACTCCATCCCGCTCGTGGTCACGCTGCCGTACGCCACCAACCGGGCCGGGGCGGTGAGCCCGCGGGCTCCGGCGACGTCATACGGCGGCGCCGCGCGCGATTCGCTGGTGCGAGGAGTCCTCACCGTGAACGTCCCCGCCAGGGAAGGGCGCGCCGCCGGGGCGGGAGAACGCTCACCCTTCGTGCGCTCGGTGCGCGGCAACTTCGCCACAGACGATGCGACGCGCCTCTCCTTCCGCGCAATCGAGGCGGTCGACTCGCTCACACTCTCGACGCGCCTCGGCGAGGCGCTGTCGCAGGGGCCCGCGGGGGATCTCCTGCTGTTCGTGCATGGCTACAACACGCCGTTCGGCGGGGCCGCCGAACGAGCGGCGCGCCTGGCGGTCGAGCTGCAGTATCCTGGCGCCGTCGTCCTCTACACCTGGCCTTCCGACGGTTCGCTGGCGAGCTACCGCGCCGACCAGGGCGACGCGCGCGCGTCGGGGGCGCACCTCGCCCGCTTCCTCCGCGAGCTGCAACTCGCCGCCCCCGGTCGCCGTCTCTCGGTGCTGGCCCACAGCATGGGGAGCGAGGTTCTCGCCAGCGCGCTGCGCCAGCTCGACAGCACCCGGCAGTCGCTCGCCCTTGGTGAGGTCACCCTCGTGTCACCGGACCTGGCAGCCGACGACTTCCTCGAACGCATGCTCCCCTCGTTGCGGGCCCGCGCCGAGCACGTGACGGTGTACGCCGCCAGCGCTGACTTCGCCCTCTGGTCGTCATGGGGGGGCAATCGCGAACGGCGCCTGGGACTCGGCGGGCGGTTCGCCACGCTCGCGCGCGGTGTCGAGACGATCGAGGTCCCCTACGACGCCACCGATGCCATCGGACACAATCCCTTTCTTTCGGAGCCGTTTCGGAACGACCTGCACGCCCTCCTGGTGCTGCGGCTCCCTGCAGCCCGGCGCGCGCTGGTCTCGCTCCCCCGAGACGACGGCAAGGTGATGTGGCGCCTCCCGCTCCCGTAG
- a CDS encoding oxidoreductase, giving the protein MPPTAQRRVLLVGATGLVGREINALLAADPGVREVVALVRQPLPAQYRHPRLREVVTDFESLARDPESFAVDQVFCALGTTIKKAGSQAAFRRVDHDYPLEVATLARGTGARHFLLVSALGADAQSRVFYNRVKGELEQAVRALAFPSLTIARPSLLEGDRSEVRPGEILGAKLAFLVPGRWKPVHVRQVARALVQAAADERVGEHVLENVELRRFAR; this is encoded by the coding sequence ATGCCCCCTACCGCCCAACGTCGCGTCCTCCTTGTCGGGGCCACGGGACTCGTCGGTCGCGAGATCAACGCCCTCCTCGCCGCCGACCCCGGCGTGCGTGAGGTCGTTGCCCTCGTCCGCCAGCCGCTGCCGGCCCAGTATCGGCACCCGCGACTGCGCGAGGTCGTCACCGACTTCGAGTCGCTGGCCCGCGATCCCGAGTCCTTTGCCGTCGACCAGGTCTTCTGCGCCCTTGGGACCACGATCAAGAAGGCGGGGTCGCAGGCGGCCTTCCGGCGCGTGGACCACGACTATCCGCTGGAGGTCGCGACGTTGGCGCGCGGGACAGGGGCGCGGCACTTCCTCCTCGTGAGCGCCCTTGGCGCCGATGCGCAGTCGCGCGTCTTCTACAATCGCGTGAAGGGTGAACTGGAGCAGGCGGTGCGCGCGCTCGCCTTTCCCTCGCTCACCATCGCGCGCCCGTCCCTGCTCGAGGGCGATCGTTCCGAGGTGCGCCCCGGGGAGATCCTCGGCGCGAAGCTCGCCTTCCTCGTGCCGGGGCGATGGAAGCCGGTGCACGTGCGTCAGGTCGCGCGCGCGCTGGTGCAGGCCGCTGCGGACGAGCGGGTGGGTGAGCATGTGCTCGAGAACGTGGAGCTGCGGCGGTTCGCGCGCTGA
- a CDS encoding nitronate monooxygenase: MGIAVSNWRLARAVASAGQLGVVSGTAIDSVLVRRLQDGDQCGSVRRAMSRFPLEDVTAYVMRRFFKPDGRGVGEEYRLLPMYKQTMSPLRQQITMLAAFVEVSLAKEGHDGMVGINLLTKVQMPNLPTLYGAMLAGVNVVLMGAGIPRDIPGALDAMAQHETATIKFDVEGMPSGQTAQLTFDPRAHNATAGAALDRPLFFPIVSAASLAQNLVRKSNGRVDGFVVEGPTAGGHNAPPRGPLKLTEGGEPVYGERDVVDLAAMREIGLPFWLAGGSGSPDGLDEALAAGAAGIQVGTLFAYSEEGGFSPEIKRAVIAAAVEERLTVRTDVRASPTGFPFKLAMVDGLPVLHTPRNRVCDLGYLRSAHHEEGGRITYRCAAEPIDTFIAKGGLQPDTDGRQCLCNALMAGIGMGQQRDDYVEPPLVTSGDDVVNITRFLQGRDTYSAADVLAYLTRSALVTA, translated from the coding sequence ATGGGCATCGCCGTCTCCAACTGGCGACTGGCGCGCGCCGTTGCCTCAGCCGGACAGCTTGGCGTCGTCTCCGGCACGGCAATCGACAGCGTCCTCGTCAGGCGCCTTCAGGATGGCGACCAGTGCGGCAGCGTGAGGCGCGCGATGTCGCGCTTCCCGCTCGAAGACGTGACCGCATACGTGATGCGTCGCTTCTTCAAGCCCGACGGCCGCGGCGTCGGCGAGGAGTATCGCCTCCTGCCGATGTACAAGCAGACGATGAGCCCCCTGCGCCAGCAGATCACGATGCTGGCGGCATTCGTGGAGGTCTCGCTCGCCAAGGAGGGGCACGACGGCATGGTGGGGATCAACCTCCTCACCAAGGTCCAGATGCCGAATCTCCCGACGCTGTACGGGGCGATGCTGGCCGGGGTCAACGTCGTCCTGATGGGAGCGGGCATTCCGCGCGACATCCCGGGGGCGCTCGACGCGATGGCGCAGCACGAGACCGCCACGATCAAGTTCGACGTCGAGGGGATGCCGTCGGGGCAGACGGCGCAGCTCACCTTCGATCCGCGCGCGCATAACGCGACGGCGGGTGCTGCACTCGACCGTCCGCTCTTCTTCCCCATCGTCTCGGCGGCGTCGCTGGCGCAGAACCTGGTGCGCAAGTCGAACGGGCGCGTCGACGGCTTCGTCGTCGAGGGTCCGACGGCCGGCGGACACAACGCGCCGCCGCGTGGCCCGTTGAAGCTGACGGAGGGTGGTGAACCGGTGTACGGCGAGCGCGATGTCGTCGACCTGGCCGCCATGCGCGAAATCGGACTCCCCTTCTGGCTCGCCGGCGGCTCGGGCTCGCCCGATGGTCTCGACGAGGCGCTCGCCGCGGGTGCGGCGGGGATCCAGGTCGGGACGCTCTTTGCCTACAGCGAGGAAGGCGGCTTCTCCCCGGAGATCAAGCGCGCGGTGATCGCCGCCGCGGTCGAGGAGCGGCTGACGGTGCGCACCGACGTGCGCGCATCGCCCACCGGCTTCCCCTTCAAGCTGGCGATGGTCGATGGGCTCCCCGTGCTGCACACGCCGCGCAATCGCGTCTGCGACTTGGGCTACCTTCGCTCGGCGCACCACGAGGAAGGCGGGCGCATCACCTACCGCTGCGCAGCCGAACCGATCGACACCTTCATCGCCAAGGGCGGCCTCCAGCCGGATACCGACGGACGCCAGTGCCTGTGCAACGCCCTGATGGCCGGGATCGGCATGGGGCAGCAGCGCGACGATTACGTCGAACCGCCGCTGGTCACGAGTGGTGACGACGTGGTGAACATCACCCGCTTCCTCCAGGGGCGCGACACCTACAGCGCCGCCGACGTGCTGGCGTACCTCACCCGCTCGGCACTGGTCACTGCCTGA